The DNA window CGTCCTCGCAACCCATGGAAACCATTGAGGATTGTCCCTCGTCGAAAATGCCCGGAAAAATCGGGTGCGAGCGGGTGCGAACCCCTGGGAGCGCAGGTCGTATAGCGGCCGCGAGGGTGCGCAAGAGCGGCGTGTCGAACCTCGTGTGTCTCGTTCGTCGCGAGGCTGGAGCCACGATGAATTTCGCGTGGATGGCGTCGGGTGTGTGGCTCTGGAACCGATGAGGAGACATGACGATGCGATTCATGCTGCTGCTGAAGGCCAGCCAGGACACCGAATCAGAGCTGTGGCCGAGCGAGGCCCTCGTCAGGGAGATGGACCGCTACAATGATGAGCTGGTGAGAGCAGGCGTGCTCCTGGATGCGGCGGGCCTTCATCCCAGCGCGTCCGGTGCACGCATCGAATTCTCACAAGGCAAGCGCACGGTGACACATGGGCCCTTCTC is part of the Myxococcus landrumus genome and encodes:
- a CDS encoding YciI family protein, which translates into the protein MTMRFMLLLKASQDTESELWPSEALVREMDRYNDELVRAGVLLDAAGLHPSASGARIEFSQGKRTVTHGPFSETQQLIAGFWMIQVRSLEEALEWGRRWLHPHGGSDSQIELRQVFEPKDALVVEEEPMVHDAWLHAGRSRS